GGGATCAGCGCTTGACGCCCGCGCTCACGCGCACCGCCTCCGTGGCGGTCTGCGGGATCTCGGTGCCCGAGCCGTGCGTGTCCTCCATCGTCGTCTCGTCGAACGGGTCGCGCTTCGCGAGCACGTTCGTCACGCGACCGTGGTCGATCTGCTTCGTCCACGTGCCGATGAGCACCGTCGCGACCGCGTTGCCCGTGAAGTTCGTGAGCGCACGAGCCTCCGACATGAAGCGGTCGATGCCCACGATGACGCCGACGCCGTCGACGAGGTCGGGGCGGTAGGTCTGCAGACCGGCGGCGAGGGTCGCGAGACCCGCACCCGTGACGCCCGCGGCACCCTTCGACGCGATGATCATGAAGAGCAGCAGGCCGATCTGCTCGGGGATCGACATGGGCACGCCCATGCCCGTCGCGATGAACAGCGACGCCATCGTGAGGTAGATCGCCGTGCCGTCGAGGTTGAACGAGTAGCCGGTCGGCACCGTGATGCCCACGACGGGCTTCGAGACGCCGAGGTGCTCGAGCTTCGCCATGAGGCGGGGGAGGGCCGACTCCGACGACGACGTCGACACGATGAGCAGGTACTCGCGGCCGAGGTAGGCCATGAGCTTGAAGATGTTCACGCGGGCGACGACCCACAGCAGGGTGCCGAGCACGCCGACCACGAACACGATGCACGTGGCGTAGAAGGCGAACATGAGCGTCGCGAGGGCGCCGATCGCGGCCCAGCCGGTCTCGCCGACGACGCCGGCGATGGCGCCGAACGCGCCGACGGGCGCGAGCCACAGGATCATCGTGAGGATGCGGAACACGAGGGTCTGCACGAGCGCGAGGCCCTCGAGCAGCGGCTTGCCGCGCTCGCCCATGCGCTGCAGGGCGAAGCCGACGAGCAGCGCGACGAACAGCACCGGCAGCACGTGCGTGCCCGTGAAGGCCGACACGAGCGTCGTCGGGATGATGCCGAAGAGCGGGCCGCCCTCCTCGGAGGCCGGCGCCTCGTACTCGGCCGACGCGATGTTGAGGCCCTCGCCCGGGTGCACGAAGTTGCCGACGACGAGGCCGATCGCGAGGGCGAACGTCGACATGACGATGAAGTAGCCGAGGGCGAGGCCGCCGACCTTGCCGACGGTGGCGGCCTTGGCGATGGAGCCGATGCCGAGCACGATGGTGCAGAAGATGACCGGCGCGATCATCATCTTGATGAGGGCGACGAACGCGGTGCCGATGGGCTTGAGCGCGACGCCGACCTCTGGCCAGATGAGGCCGACGGCG
The sequence above is a segment of the Agrococcus jejuensis genome. Coding sequences within it:
- a CDS encoding cation:dicarboxylate symporter family transporter — protein: MATSPTTSTSKRHSRFATHGLYVAVIIAVVLGAAVGLIWPEVGVALKPIGTAFVALIKMMIAPVIFCTIVLGIGSIAKAATVGKVGGLALGYFIVMSTFALAIGLVVGNFVHPGEGLNIASAEYEAPASEEGGPLFGIIPTTLVSAFTGTHVLPVLFVALLVGFALQRMGERGKPLLEGLALVQTLVFRILTMILWLAPVGAFGAIAGVVGETGWAAIGALATLMFAFYATCIVFVVGVLGTLLWVVARVNIFKLMAYLGREYLLIVSTSSSESALPRLMAKLEHLGVSKPVVGITVPTGYSFNLDGTAIYLTMASLFIATGMGVPMSIPEQIGLLLFMIIASKGAAGVTGAGLATLAAGLQTYRPDLVDGVGVIVGIDRFMSEARALTNFTGNAVATVLIGTWTKQIDHGRVTNVLAKRDPFDETTMEDTHGSGTEIPQTATEAVRVSAGVKR